A window of Hemiscyllium ocellatum isolate sHemOce1 chromosome 10, sHemOce1.pat.X.cur, whole genome shotgun sequence genomic DNA:
tgtataggtgttcctcttcctctttttgcagttctggtgtactgcagtgtgttgtggctcttttgaatagtgtcctgatgcagcttcgtttgtgtgtgttggggtggttactttcatagtttaggacttggtctgtgtgtggtgttttcctgtgtacccttgtggtgaattctccgttcggtgttctacggagaacaccgaacggagaattcaccacaagggtacacaggaaaacaccacacacagaccaagtcctaaactatgaaagtaaccaccccaacacacacaaacgaagctgcatcaggacactattcaaaagagccacaacacactgcagtacaccagaactgcaaaaagaggaagaggaacacctatacaaggtattcgccaaaaacggatacccgccaactttatcaacagatgcctaagagacagaccacggaacgaggacatgccacaaccaaaaggactagccgcactaccatacatcaggagcgtttcagaactgacagccagactactgcaacccttaggactcataacggcacacaaaccaacagccacgctcagacaacaactcacgagAACAAAGGACcagatacccaacatgagcaaaactaatgtagtgtacaaaataccatgcaaggactgcacaaaacactatataggacaaacgggaagacagctaacaatccgcatacatgaacatcaactagccgcgaaacgacacgaccagctatccctagtagccacacacgcagacaacaagcaacatgaattcgactgggaaaacactactatcatagggcaagccagacagagaacagccagggaattcctagaggcatggcattcatccacaaactccatcaacaaacacatcgacctggacccaatatgccaaccactacagcggacagctgaaactgacacccggaagcggcaaggacagaccactataaataccggaagaaatatcaaagaagcgcttcgcaggaggctccaaagcattgatgatgtcgcctagccaggggacgaaacgtttgcaacaaaaacttccagctcggcgaacagaaccacaacatgggGATGTTGCTGAACTTTCACTTGTTGAATGTGATCATTAGCTTGCAATTGTATGGTGTGCACATTTCCAACCAATTTTTAACCAAAAATCAACTTAATCAGGTTCTTGTAATTGACGGCTTTTACTTCGTGTTGTTTTCATGTGGTGTTCTTAGAAGCTTTTCTCTTTTCTGCATAATTGATTCTTTTCTTCCTATGTCTTGTTATTTGCTGCATTTGCAAGGTTTGCCTCTTTAGGTAGCACTTGCAGTCTGACAGCATTTAGGTAAGTGTAGATATTTGAGTTCCTCAAATTTGGGAGGCAAAAATAACTGCAAGTTTCAAGTTCTTAATTTTTCCAATTTGCTTTGTTCAGGTAGAGTTtttaactcattcacaggatgagaacattgctgactaggccaccatttactgcccatccctaattgtgttATGTAGGTGtaggcgtgtactgtaccttttaagagactGGAAGCTGACACAGACATAGAGGGGCACGAAGTGtgctgaaagaatttaaaatgtaATAAGTTTGACTGTGAAACCAATAGTGCAGCTGAATTGCCATGGTATACAACATTCAAagttggccaatcagtttaaattatgcctcaagataccaaaatccaatcgaatttgaattttgtgttttgatgacatcaaaccagtgaaatgatccgatgttttgggatataaaaccagacattttgaacagttacggGGCAAACTGCTTGGAAAATCAACCAGTATAGACTGCTAGccaaatagctctctgaaagataCCTGTTCAAAAAAtgtttgtgcagcagaacactAAAGCTGACCTAGAGACAAATCAATACAAGAAGAATTGACAAAGATGACTGATTTTAAAACTttctttttgtaaatcttaatcgtttttttaaaaatcaaaccagtattgtagagtgggaggtaaaagataggtttaagagaaactAGTTATAAATTGTTGTTTAATGATCTCTTTTGGACTTTAAGataaaaattgttaatttttactttaaatagtcaaATCTgaaatagttctttgcctcttgacaTGTAATCGATTATGGCATGAGATTCTGTGTCTGGTTTAacttagcagaggggtttaccctgtgttgtaacaattgcccagagggaagttaagaatcaactacattactgtgcgtctggagtcatatgtaggccacgTAATGATAACATTTTCCTCCATGAAGCACATTAGTGAGGTAAATATTATTATcccaacaaacagcagtggattcatggtcatcattagactcttaattctagatttgtaTTGAGTCCAAAtgccaccatctaccatggcgggattcaaactCTGGTCCCTAGAATGTTACttgaatctctggattaacaatccagtgataatgccactaccTCTTTCGATGTTTGTTAgtttagttggctggatggctggtttgcagtgCAGTTTATTGCCAGCAGTGTGGGTTCacttcctgcaccagctgaggttccTATGAAGggctgtccttctcaacctcctccctcacctgagGTAGATCATTTTTGGTTAAACCTCCACTGGTTGTGTGCTCTTTAATGAAAGAGCACCCCTATGATGTTGTTTTTATTCTGATTTAAATATAACCGTTATTTTGCACCTGTGACAAAATCTGGACTGGAAAGGTGGATTATATATTATGTAtattatggattagtggtgctggaagagcacagcagttcaggcagcatctgaggagcagtaaaattgacgtttcaggcaaaagcccttcatcaggaatacaggcagagagcctgaagtctACAGTGACTAATGATCAATGTAATTAAATTAGATAAAGTCCACAAATGatttcagttttggtccccatttCTTGCAGTTGCTACTGCATTCAAGATTTTTAGGTTTTGTTTTGGGTAAATTGTGCTGTAGGGACTTAAATGCGACTGTTCCTTGATGGGCATTTATTTCTTGAATCATAATTCAGTTGGAAAATGAATAATTTATTAGAAACCTATTTGCTTGTAGTTAATGTTGTGACTTTTTTTGTAAGGATTATAAAATACCTTTTGATAAGGCACGGATATTGAAAATTGGAACTCCTGATGACGTGTAGTGGATACTGTTCTTTGGAACGTAATGAGTCTGTGTTTCCCattgctgactctgcttgaaGATAAGGTGTTTCAGTGGTCATATTCTTGCGCCAGGCGATTACTGTCTGAAGGTCAATGTTAGTAATCGGAGACCCAGGGTTTGAagctcaataaatgagttttgatAAAGtctgatgactatgaaaccattgaagattgtcataaaaactcatcttgttcacgaacgtccttcagggaagaaaatctactGTTCTGactgggtctggcctacatgtgattctatACCCACAACAAGTCATTGACCCtttaactgccatctgaaatggtCCAGTAAACCTTTGACTCAAACAAACCAATAGAAAGCTTTATTCAAAATAAATGAAGCTGATTGGACCACCTGACATCAATCGAGACACAGGAAACAAAAAGGCAAACGCAGCCCTGTTGATTCTGCAGAACTCTAGGTAGGGGACATTTAGTTCTGAACAGCCATTTAATATTTGTCTTTAGAGATTTAGAAGTGTATCTTGGGTCATCAGTGAAGTTTTTCGATTTAAAAACTGTGCTGTGACTAAGCATTGAGGAACCATAATTTCAGAGGTGCTTATCTGGAGTTCTAGTGCAAGTGTGAATAAGTTTTCCATTCTAATACTAATTGTTCAATAAATGGATCAGACACTTGAACAAAAAATTAAATTACTTTTGGAGTTTAacattattttgttaattttattGACACTTTTTATTTTTCAGACTCAACCTGAAGGTTCCTTTACATCCAGCACCCCTAGGTGGGTGTCCCAATGGGCACATTTAGCTGCTAACGATGTGGTGCCAGCAACATTTGGTACTCATGACCAAGGTAACTAATCACCTGATGATTCTTTGCTACATGTCCATTTGTTAATAATTCTAAAGATGGGTACAATAGGCAGTTCAAACATGGCAGTTCTTCAGTATGTTTTTTTGGTGAAACTTTTGTGTAACTGTGATCAATTTGATCAGTGTTGGTGCGACGGGAAAGGGGAAGATGCAATGAGACGTAGGTGTCCTtgtcaccagtcactgaaagtaagcatgcagctGCAGCAGGTAATAAaaacaaatggtatgttggccttcatagtgaaatGATTTGAGtagaggagcagggatgtctttctGCAGTGGTGCAGAGCTTCGGTGAGAGTGCCTGGAGTAttttgcacagttttggtctccttatctgactATGGAGGGACTGCAATAAAAGTTtaccagaaacaaaaaacaaatccAAAGAGAAACCTAGTGGATAAATTGTTCAGATTGCTCCTGTTCAATGTTGTTGTGCGTCTTTTGGCTAGCTGAAGAACAACATGAGTCCATTTATTAGGTTCCTTACCTTTTCTGTTGGAAAATCTGCAAAGTTCATACAGCAATGAAAATAGTGTCTTTGAAAGATAGATGAAATAGAAGTAGGAAGCAGTATAATTAGTGAATGTATTTTTATATAGGTTACAAAGCATTAGGGTAACAGTATTTTTAAGATGTAACTATGCTTTTCAGAATAACATTTGTTTTATAGAAGTCTTCATTTTCTGTATGATGATAATGAGGAGCAAATTACCAAGTAAAACGTTTACATATAAAAGTCTTAACCACTATGTTTGCATTTAATGTGAACCAGCTACTTACTCCCAGTAACTAAATTGACTTTGTTACCTGTGTCCTTCCTCCACCAAAAATAGGGAATGACTGTCTGCTTTCACTTGCCATACTGTAAATGATTTGGTAGATCTCAGTCCCACTTGTATGAATTCTGTGGTTACTGAATCATCAGCTATTTAATTTCATTCACCTTCATTTTATGACCCATTGTTCCTGCTTCAAACTGAAGATGTAATAAAACATTCTTGTCAGATTTTGAAGTCTGAATAGTCAAAATGGCTCCTTAAAGATTAACCTATTTCTATAATAAAAGCTATACATGTGCATGGGTGTCAACATAGCATATTGGGAAActgtcaacattttaaaaataatactaCTTAGCAATTTTGAAATAGTTTATTTAAACAGAaggattgcaaaaaaaaaaggagaatgGGATGTTCTGTGGTGCCAAGGTACTTCAGACTGGCTAACTGTGGAATACCTCCAGTTGCTTCACAAACAAGACCCAgaccttccagttgcttgccattttaaCCTGCCATCTTGATCTTGCAAATCAATGTAATGGGTTGATGTGTTTGGAAATTAttttggggtgggggtttgtTTCTATTTGTCTTTGGTAGTAAATTTAATTTTGAATGCCTCTGTCTCAGGATATTTTATACTAGAATGTAATTATTTAGGACGACTTTAGTCAAATGAGTTTGAGGTTAGAAATTTTGTGTAATATGATTGGTGAGTAGAAAATTCTCGAAACAAATGAAGTGGCCATTCAATAAAGCACATACAGTATATTTGTCATAATGTTAACACAAATATTATTAGAAGCATACAGCTTTGCCCTGCCTATCTGATTCTCTAATTCCATCTCAGAGTGGGCTTCAAGCCAATCTACATCCAAAAACCTGCACTAAATGCTCTGTTCATAATTTGACAAATTCTACCACTGCATCTGAAACAATCCATAGCATTCTAAAACAATCAGATTCTAAATAATTGCAATgttcttttgttttaaacttaATTCACCTGTGATgttaacatatttttaaaattttaagatctggatctgcattttctccagaaatgaatccATGCATGGTCCCTTCCCCACCTGTGTTTACATTTTCTTGAAATCCATCCCTGAGGGTTTGAGATTATTTATATCTGAGCAGAATAACAGGCACAAAAGCATTCCCTCTGCCAGTCAAAGTAAGCAGAGATAATAACTCATGTGAAGCCACAATAgaaaaggcagaaaattagcAGAAACCATATATATAACTCTGCAAGGAGTTTTATTTTGCAGATAATTCAAATAACCTTttccatttaaaaagaaaattgattaattgTGGAATTAACAGGCTGTCAGCTTTTCATTAAACAGTTACTAAATCTTTAAGTGTTATGCCTCCGATTAGTAGCCAGGATTAGTCCAAACATACATTTTTGGCAAAATCACTTGTAGACTTCCCACTGGAAGGCGAAGCCAATTAGTTTCACCTCGTGGTGTGGTTGTGTTAAGGAAGGTCTGTTGATGATTCTTTTTCCTAatattagctttttttttaaaaaatgttaaatttgttgCAATATAAAATGAATTTTTCTTTTGCTAGATGCAGACATTAGTGAATCTGGTGTCTCAGTAAAAAGCACATCAACCACATCAGAAACTGCATCAGCCAGTgctgcagagagaaagagacgaaCACTTCCCCAACTTCCAACAGAGGATAAAATGGCAGAGGGCTTAAAATCAAaaggttcccttactttaaaccTATCAAAATCAAGACGTGAAGTCGATGAAAAACAAGACACTGAGCTTCCTGAAAAAGAAACTACCACTCCACCTCATCAGAAAGACAAACAAAGGGAGCACACTAGCAGCATTTCTAAGACAGGCCGGTCAAAGAGCGGCTCTGCTATCAAAGCTGATAGTGCTGGGGATATTTGTAGTGAGACAATGAACAGCAAGGAAGGTGCAGTGTTTCAGTCCAGCTGCACTCAATCTACTAAAGTGAAAGCTGAGACTATCAAGGGAATACCAGGTATAAGACTGTCTTCACCTACAGCTCAACAGCAGGGCCATAAAGAGAGTTTGTACCAACAGGGCTCTTCTAAAACAACAGCTACAAGTAAGCCTTTGGTTAACGCTGCTAGCCAAAGTGACAAAAGCAGAGAAGTGTCACCTAGGCAACCCGCCTCTCTCAAAGCTGATGTACGGGAATGCAGGCAAACACCTGCCTCGAGCACTTTGGACAAAGCAGAGATGCAaatagaaacaaaacagaagaagTCAGAAGAGTCTGGCAGAAGACAGACTCCTAAAGGTGGGGATACAGAAAGAAAGGATTCTCCCAGGCCTTTGGTCAGACAGGGAAGCTTCACCATAGAAAAGCCAAGTAGTAATGTACCTTTAGAGCTTATACCTCGGATTAGTAAGCAGTCTGGGTCACCAGGTGATGCATCTATAACTACACGGAGTAGAGAGAGAAGTAGTTCTAATGGGACAGAATCCACAGTTGACACTACAATTTTGTTAAAGGATACAGAATCAGTAATGGCTTTTCTCGAGGCAAAATTGAAGGATGAGAACAAGCTTGATGGTGGCGATGAAACCCCAAGCTATCACAGGGATGATTCCATTTCCCCTGAATCCGATGTTGACACTGCTAGTACCATTAGCTTAGTTAGTGGAGACGCAGAAAAGAAGTCTCTTCAAAAACGAAGAACTCTAAGTAACCTTCACAAGGAGAAGAGTTTCACAAAATCGCCTAAGGATTTGTCGAAGACAGTTGCAACCAATGCTAAGGACAAACTTGCAGACAAGAAAACTAAAGGTCGTGCTTCTGACCTTGGCATTAGATCCGAACCTCGCAGACCTGTACAGACCACTGGCAGAGCAAGACAAGCATCTTTTGACTTGACAGATGATGACCAAACATCAAGTTTTCCTCAGTCCACTATCTCCGATTTTCTTTCTTCAGATCAAGAGACCTATTCCAGCCGATCACAAGGGAGGACATCCTTTACATCCACAGATGAACTATTACATTCTAAACTTGAGGGCAATAAATTATCCAAGTCAAAAACTGCTGCTATTAGTTCAGCTAGCAAATCAACTGCCTTGCCCAAGCCTCGGCCAACCAGGGCATCTATTTTACGTAGGGCACGCCTTGGTGATGTATCAGATACTGAACTGGCAGATGTTGATAAAGTTTCAGTAGTGTCTGAAGTATCCACAACCAGTTCAACTACATCGAAACCGCCCTCAGGCAGAAAAACACCCTCTAGATTAGACCTCCTTGCCCAACCACGACGTAATCGGCTGGGTTCTATATCGGCTCGCAGTGATTCTGAAGCAACTGTAACTAGAAGTAGTGTTAGTCGAAGTGGAGACTCTTCTGTTCGGAGTAACTTGCGTGGTACATCAACCATGGATAGCAAAGTTTCTCCTAGACTTCGTGCTAATAGTATTTCAAGAATGCCTGATTCTTCTAAAGTTAAAGCATCAATGGCAGGACACTGTTCTTCATCAGGTAAACTCCATGCAATTCTGATAAAAATATTTGGTAATTGGTCAAATGGGAAAAGAAACCATCTATACATAGTAAAATTTCATTCAGTATTATACTGTTTTAGTTTTTTTCCCACTGAGAtttcattttcaaaacaaaaagtcACATTTTAATAAACATTGCAGAGAAGATGTTTTTATTTTGTACCATTTATTATTTTCCAACTTTGCTAGGATATTTAATTATTTAATGTGGCATACTTTGCATTTTGTATGCTATAATTATCTAAgtattgttttattttatattattatgGTATTTAAGTAATTTGAAGTTCATGTTTGGCGATACTTTGTAATCATGCTTCCATGATCAAGCTGTACAGAGATATGTTTGTAACTCTTTTATTGAACAttcattttatttccttttgtaCGTTTGTAGACAAAAATTGTCCTTGCTGCTTATATATTTAGTTGTTTTGCAAGGTCCACGATGGAGGCGCTTCCCTACAGATTATGCTTCAACTTCTGAAGATGAATTTGGGTCGAATCGTAGTTCACCTAAGCATACCCGCCTACGCACCAGTACAGCGCTGAGAAGCACTAAACCGCAGAGCAGTAGCGTTGCATCAACTACCAATGTACTTCTGAAAAACAAAATGAAGGAACAGGATGACTACATAAGAGACTGGACTGCTCACAGTGAGGAAATTGCCAGGTATCTTTCAATATCAAAGTaggtgttctgtgttctaatttTATTGATTAACCTTTATAATGTAATTGAGTTAATGTTATAATTTGGACTATATTCCATTCTTATTTCTGTTACCATTAATTAATTATTAGCAATGGACTGAAAGGAGTTCTTGTGGAGTTGTAGTACTACCATTACTACATtctgagccaggaagcctgggttcaaatcccactgcttCAGAGGTATATACTAATAACTCTGAAGAAGTTGACTGTGGGACTGGAGAATCTAATGGGTTCCAATCATCATCTTTTTGGCCTTTTTTTAATCAATCCAAGTTAGGCTTGACTATGGATAGTGACTTACAACTGGTGCCTTAGCTACTTCATCATTTTATGTTACAGTATGTAACTAGCTGAGCAAATTGAGCCCTGTCACAGTTGAGGTGCACCTTTGATCCAGATAATTGATAGTTTAGTATTAGATCCAAGGAAGGGACAAACAAATTGGCTACAACAAAAAAACAGCTGACcagaggattgggagcagtttcgGTTACAGGAAAGAGACATTCATTACTAGGGGGACAATAGAACACGAGTAAGTTTATGGGGAACATACCTATATTAAAAACTTCTAAAATCAGTTTGTACATGAAGAGAAAAATATTATTGAAGACAAATGGAAGTCCATTTCCGTCAGAAACTGGGAAAGTTATAATGGGAGTCAGAGTTGGTAGGCCAATTAACTACatattttggttctgtcttcacaaataaGGACATAAATAACATCCCAAGAATGTTGGAGAACACGGTCTAGTGAGAGGAGAGGACTAAAGGAAATTAGTATAAGTAAGAAAATGGTTTGGGGGAAATTGATAGGACCAAAGTATTTTAAAATGCCAAGGCCTGATGATCATCATCCCAGAGGAAGACTTTAATGAAATGCCCTTAGAAATGCTGAATGCATTGGTGGCCATCATCCAACATGCTGTTGACTCAAACAGTTCCAGTGGATTGGATGGTAGCTAGTGTAACCCTCCTATTTAAAAAAGGTAGAGTGATAAAGGAAGGTAGAGGGAATTAAAGAATGAATGACATTAggagggaaaatgctagagttcATTATAGCAGAGCTCATGGAAAACAGTGACAAGATcagaaagtcagcatggatttaaagGGAACAAAAATGTTTGACAACCTGTAGAGTTGATTGGAGAAGGGACGAAGGTGGATATGGTTTACTTTTACTTTTAGAAGGTTTTTCACATTCTACAGGactagcatgtaaaattaaacatggaattggaggtagtgtactgacatggatagagtaaaaagtgaggtctgcagatgctggagatcagagctgaaaatgtgttgctggttaaagcacagcaggttaggcagcatccaaggaacaggaaattcgacgtttcaggccagagcccttcatcaggaatgaggagaggtctctggcccgaaacgtcgaatttcctgttccttggatgctgcctaacctgctgtgctttaaccagcaacacattttcagctctgttggcagacaggaaacaaagaacagGAATAAACAGGTCATTTCCTGAATGGCAGACACTGACTTGTGGGTTACTgctgggatcagtgcttggacctcaCCTATTCACAGCATAAATTTAGTTCccttatctaaatcattaatatattatctccaagtttgcagaagaAACAAAACTGGGTAGGAGAATATACTGTGAGAAGGATGCAGAGATAATTCTGACCAGTTATGTTGAGAGGGTGGGCAAATGCAAAGGCAGTTGAAATATTATGTGAGTAAATGCAAGGTTATCCACTTAAGTAGCAAATACTGAAAGGCAGATTCTTAACTCAGTCATTAGATTAGGAAAGGGGGCATTTCATTCAGACCAGGGTGTCCATGtataccagttgctgaaagtaactGTGCAGATGCAGCAGGAAGTGAAGATGATAAATGATATATTGGTCTTTGTAGTGAGAGGATTTGTATGAAGGAGCAGGGATgatttgctgcaattgtacagagcaTTGATATGAATTGTGGAAAAAGTTAAGGTTGGGGTGGGAGTGCCCAGCCAAAGTTATGAAATTTCAAGAATAAGTAAAAAGACAAGTGTACAGAAAGGTTCAGGCACCAACttcaagcacagcagataaggggacaactatAGAAGGGGGCAGGCAAAGCAGGAACTTTATAATGTTGTGCGTATCatagagatgtggctgcaaggggatcagggcttgAAGCTAAATATCCAAAGAAATGTATTCTATTGAAAGGGCAGGCAGAGAGGAcaaggttgccttgttagtaagtaATGAAATTAAATCCATAGCAAGAAGTAGTATAGGGTCGGAAGATGTAGAatttgtgtgggtagagttgaagaACCGCAAAGGGAAAAAGGACTCTGAttagagttatgtacagacctcctgaCAGTAGTTAGGAttttgggaagaaaataaatcaggatcTTTAAGTACTTTTTCTGTTACAATAATCATAGGGACTTCATttatgcagatggactgggaaaatcaggttggtagtggattgtgCGAAGAAGTATTTGTAGAATGTCATGATTTTCTTTGGGACTGCTGTGGTAGACTCCATTAGGGAGCAGGCAATTCACGATTTGGGGATGTCTAATGAGGAAGACTTAATTAGGGAGCTTAAGATGAAGGATCACCTGAGAGACAGTGCCCAAAATATGGTAGAATTCattctgcagtttgagagggagaagcttgaCTAGGCATAATAttataattctggattagtggtgttggaagagcacaacagttcaggcagcatctgaggagcagtaaaattgatgtttcgggcaaaagcccttcatcaggaataaagcagaaagcctgaagggtggaaagataagctaaaggagggtggaggtgggaacaaagtagcatagagtacagtaggtgagtgggggaggggatgaaggtgatcggtcagggaggagggtggagtggataggtggaaaaggtgataggtaggacaagtcatggggacagtgctgagctgaaagtttggaactagggtgaggtgggggaaggggaaatgaggaaactgttgaagaccacattgatgccctgggattgaagtgttccgaggcagaacaccc
This region includes:
- the cep170aa gene encoding centrosomal protein of 170 kDa isoform X10, encoding MSLTSWFLVSSRGTRHRLPREMIFVGRDDCELMLQMAKVCKVLQIRSRSVDKQHAVINYNSAEDEHKVKDLGSLNGTFINEARIPEQTYITLKIDDKLRFGYDTNLFTVARGELRVPEEALKHEKFTSQLQLPQKLSEAEGSTEAPDNSEAKTEVMAHAEVHKTSVDISAIPIARGTPLYGQPAWWGEDDADDENSSKQDPKPGNVKMESSATGGGSPSEDAKEVSKPKDDRKDLEQVIYPFCREPSYFEIPTKEFHQAAVSMESSIHEIPTKDTEATRAVVQGHASFTIEFDDHTPGKVTIKDHVTKFTPDQRHKQKKSPPAAKELSGLQAAMKAAESKVADWLAQNDPPRIRRESMDDDCKSIKSDLSVQMRRLKGSKHDDGTQSDTENGNGQRCAHKHPALEDQLRMYCAEQQRLHHQKIATSEKAREVPSMSRTAFMIEFFDDDHPRKRRSYSFTQSSPAVPQEGPLPFPPVKPDRLKGGIVDSKTNSSTHQPSTPHTKSPHSVHELHQTKHLQKQKSNEPSVPLISAQTMQLRSSGSTGHRQNQSQHFEQQTKLSPLATKETEDDQSDKGTYTIELENSNMEEEEARRMIDTVFGIVDSPNYSGSGITRPVIAEQKIKWQPNSTEQATDARNGELSKELLNDSETQPEGSFTSSTPRWVSQWAHLAANDVVPATFGTHDQDADISESGVSVKSTSTTSETASASAAERKRRTLPQLPTEDKMAEGLKSKGSLTLNLSKSRREVDEKQDTELPEKETTTPPHQKDKQREHTSSISKTGRSKSGSAIKADSAGDICSETMNSKEGAVFQSSCTQSTKVKAETIKGIPGIRLSSPTAQQQGHKESLYQQGSSKTTATSKPLVNAASQSDKSREVSPRQPASLKADVRECRQTPASSTLDKAEMQIETKQKKSEESGRRQTPKGGDTERKDSPRPLVRQGSFTIEKPSSNVPLELIPRISKQSGSPGDASITTRSRERSSSNGTESTVDTTILLKDTESVMAFLEAKLKDENKLDGGDETPSYHRDDSISPESDVDTASTISLVSGDAEKKSLQKRRTLSNLHKEKSFTKSPKDLSKTVATNAKDKLADKKTKGRASDLGIRSEPRRPVQTTGRARQASFDLTDDDQTSSFPQSTISDFLSSDQETYSSRSQGRTSFTSTDELLHSKLEGNKLSKSKTAAISSASKSTALPKPRPTRASILRRARLGDVSDTELADVDKVSVVSEVSTTSSTTSKPPSGRKTPSRLDLLAQPRRNRLGSISARSDSEATVTRSSVSRSGDSSVRSNLRGTSTMDSKVSPRLRANSISRMPDSSKVKASMAGHCSSSVVLQGPRWRRFPTDYASTSEDEFGSNRSSPKHTRLRTSTALRSTKPQSSSVASTTNVLLKNKMKEQDDYIRDWTAHSEEIASWLIVFLMKV